The Glycine soja cultivar W05 chromosome 15, ASM419377v2, whole genome shotgun sequence region CAAAAATGACTCAGGATCATTTTCAACTCCAAAGTCATATTGAGACTCTTGTAAATACATTtgataatcactaggaattgtAGGTTTCTTTATTCTAGTTTATATTCTCAATGTTACATCCACACATTCTGGTTGTTGTTCAACAGGTTGTTCAACATCTTGTGTTTGATGTTGTTCAACAAGTTGCTCAACATTTTGTGTTTGGTGTTGTTCAACTGGATTTTCTAGGAcaagatcaacttgatgtgGAGCTTGTGTTACACGATTTTGGTGAGTATCGCCAAAAACTACTAGCTTATAACTTGATGTAGGAACTACTTCCTCACATTGATTTTTCTCAAGACCAATGCGTTGAGTTAAATCACTCCCACTAGCCACATTATTTTCTAGAAACTTTCTATTTCTTGACTCAACAATTCTAGTGCTATGAGTTGGAGAATAAAATCTATAACCCTTAGACCTTTCagcataaccaatgaaatatgcACTAATGCTCCTTGGGTCCAGCTTCTTTTCATTTGGATTATAAATCCTAACTTCACCTGGGCAACTCCAAACACACACATGTTTTAAACTTGGCTTCCAACCTTTCAATAATTCAAATGGGGTTTTAGGGACCGCCTTTGTTGGTACCCGATTTAGTATGTACACAACTATCTTAAGAGCCTCATTCCATAATGAACGAGGAAGTTTGGAATTGCTAAGCATACTTCTTACCATGTCCCTTAATGTTCGATTTCTTCTTCCAGCCACACTGTTTTGATTTGGCGAGCCAGGCATGGTGTATTGGGCCACAATGTCATGCtcttgaagaaactttgcaAAAGGACCAGGTGCTTGTCCATTTTCAGTGTATTTGCCGTAAAATTTGCCtcctctatctgatctcacaatctttatttgttttccaCATTGTTTCTCTACGCCTGCCTTGAAAACCTTAAAGGCATCCAATGCTTCATATTTATTGTTAAGCAAGTAAAGATACATGTATCGTGAGTAATCGTCTatgaaagagataaaatatttttggccATGCGAGTCCATATCGGGACAACAAATGTTAGTATgtataatttctaatatttcTGAAATTCTCTTggcatttttctttatcttgttAGTCTATTTTCCCTTTATGCAGTCTACATAAGTGCTAAAATCAGTAAAGTCAAGAGTCCTAAGTACTCCATCATTCACTAGCCTTTTAATTCTTTCTACAGAGATATGTCCTAGTCTCCTATGCCataattttgatgatttttcaTTCATGATACATCGTTTAATACTAGCATTTTCTTGTGTAGCCATCAAATTATATGGAATCGTgttagataaattaattttgaacaaaCCGCCATTCAACACACCATTTCCAATAATAGTATACTTAAACAATAAATCAAATCTGGATGCGTTAAACTTTATTGAATAACCCAAAGGAACAAGtctagaaacaaaaattaaattcctAGAAAATTCCGGAATATAAAAGATATTATTCAATTCAAAAACAAATCCAGATCCTAAATTAAGTCTACATGTGCCAATAGCTGCCACATGTGAACACATCCGATTCCCAGAGTATATGAACCGttctgtagaagcaaatgactttgatgttttgatgatgatcatgatgatttgatgcaaatgatgcaaatacgcttttcaagtttaaattcaagacaatgattcaagaatacaaaacacaacatcaagatgatcactagtatttaggaagggaattcctaattgatatagcaaaaggtttggccaagtaatttaagttaaaaagtgtttttcaagagatttactctctggtaatcgattaccagaggatgtaatcgattaccagtggccaaaaatggtttacaacagctactaaatatttgaattcaaattttagactgtgtaatcgattacacaatattggtaatcgattacctgcagttaataaacgttttaattcaaattttaaaacctgtaatcgattaccagaggagattttcagaaaattatttctaagagtcacatcttttcaaatggtttttacatgaccatcaaaggtctatatatatgtgactagaaacacgaatttgctcagagtttttcataacaaaaagtcttattctctcaaagagaaaaaacatttcatcctcttaagaattccttggccaatacacttgtaattcaaaaaggaattaattgagtgctcagattgtaaaatctatctctttcaagagagattcattcttctattctttctaaattctcaaaggggattgagagaccgagggtctcttgttgtaaaagaattttgaacacaaaggaaggattgtccttgtgtgttcagaacttgtaaaaggattttacaagatagtggaactctcaagcgagttgcttggggactggacgtaggcacaagggtgtggccgaaccagtataaatccgagtttgcactttctcttcccttaaactcttttatttattattgctttatatttatattcagattgttctatttgaatcattatttaagagttcatttttaagggaatttgtaacttgcatagaaagtgaaatagaattttaattgggaaaatagtttgcaatatcttaattcaaccccccttcttaagatatctgaggccacttgactAACACGTTCACCTTCATTTGGCTCCCTCTGGCTTGAGAAGCCCTGCATGGTATTAGAAATATGAATCATAGATTTAGAGTCAATAAACCATGTATCATGACAAATATCAGCCATATtagattcaaaacatacaacgGAAAAATAATTACCCTTCTTGCCAAGCCAAGCCAAGCCTTATGTTTATAGCAGTCCTTCTTTATGTGCCCtttctttttgcaaaaaaaaaaaaacacctagaCTCCTTTTTAATTTTGGCAATAGGAGGTATATGATTATTTTCCTTCCTTTCCCTTTTATCTTGAGTCACAGTAAGAGCATCTTCACCAATTTCTTGAGCAAGTCTCCCTTCCTCCTAGACACACATGGTCAGAACTTCATTGATTGACCATTTGTGTTGTATGATATTTTGAAGGGACCATATTGTGATGGGAGTGAATTCAAAATTAGGTGCACCATGAATGACTCAAAAATTTCAACCCAGAGCAACTTAAGTTGAGCTGCTAGATCCCTCATTTCCATAATGTGTTTTCTCATACTTGCGACTTCAATGAGCCTCACAGATGACAACTTAGACATTAGGGTGCTAGCCAAGGCCTTCTCGGAACTTTCAGGCTTTCATGAAATCCTTGACTTTTTGTCATTttggaattgaaccacggataCTGGCAGAGATAAGCATCTTGATGAACATAATGGAAAGACGATTAGATCTTTCCCATCGTTTGTATAACATAATTTCTTTTGAAGGGCTAGAATCCGTAAGCTCAACTGACTCATCCCCATGGAGAGCATAGTCAAGATCAACAAACCCTAAATGGAGAAGAACATGTTCCTTCCATTGCTTATAATTTTCCCGTCAACATGGGAACTGTAACATGTAACCAAATATCAGTGCTTATAATGATTTAAAATGCATGTAAACCAATATGTCATCAAAATCTACCTGTGGGATTAAGATTCTAACACAGAAAAATTCACTTTGTTTCTTTACAATAATTAAGAGACAAAATTATTTCATCCTAATTGATAATGAAAGTTataataaattcttaaaatgaATGCTACTCCATAAAATATACCATAAAAGTTGAGGATGTAAGTATACTCTCTAcaactttataattataattaaaactgaaaTGTTGTTACTAAATATGACTAGGTCGAGTgattgatcaaataaaaaaagtgaataaaaaaatcagaaccattttaatttgatttcaaaatcaaaactaacacatatattaataaaattcacCTCAAGTTGATCCTCATACAAAGTTAAGGAAAAACGTTGATGGTGGTTTAAGTTAAAGTTCCCCGTCTTCTTTTAAGACATGAAcacatttcataataaatatttgagatTCACTGAATCTAAccaatattttataaatgtttgaCCACCAGGTAACCGATTGGAGTAATCTCCTATGTCTTTGCTACTGTAGTACATCTTGGTTCATTAGTATCTCACCGGGTGGGGCTAGATATTTACGAATATTATAACATTATTGTGTTGCAAACTTGCAATCATGCATCAATCCATTTGGAAGTGCATGCCATAATTCTTGACCGTCCCATGTGGGTCAGTACTGTAACAGATgaagatttttaaattatacaagGACACCAgtctaacaaaaaatatttgttagtcTTTTTTCCAAAAAAGCATCCATAAGTTCTGGAAAGCGTAATTAATTAGCTGTGACACCGTGTGTTGCCAGCTCCCCACCTTCTCATTTATTCGCTACAAAGTTGGTTTGGGTGCATTTAAAAAAGCCGCTTAACACATCACATCACATGGTCGCCGCAACAAGACTCATAGCTCATAAGTCATAACCCCATCTtgcaagataattttttttttcttttaaacaaacAAGATAATTTATAGGCAGCACAGATAATAAATAACTGGGTTGGTTAAGTACGTTGTTAGGGATTCCATAATCGTAGTCATGtgtgaaaaaaagttattaacaaagataaaaaatttactttaataatCTTTACACTTCTTGAGTTAGAATATTAGTTGGaagatacatatataaaatcaagataatttctttgattcaaatACGGGCAATTAATctcttaaaaaccaaaaaagaaaccACCGAGAAAGATCCCTCCTCGAATCACGATTTGCATAAATGCAGTTTTTGGTTGACgataaaaaattcaaaccaaattaagaaaaactacACATTCAATCAACCATATTCTGGACTGCAACATCAAGCTTTCAATATATACATGAACCCCAAGTATCCAAAGAACTGAAATAGAGAGATATATACACTAAAaagattattatatataataaaaaaaattcaattagcTTCGTTACAAGAAATGAGGACGTCCAATTCAGAACCAACCGAATTGATCAGGAACCCCTAAATCAAAATGGCTTAAGATGATCAATACAATCCCAAGACGACCTtcaacagataaaaaaaaaaaaagttaaccaaGACCTCAACCGAACCGGACTCAAATTAttcaaaactaaaagaaaaaagaaagaaagaggaaacaaaacaaaataggaGTTTTATCAAAAAGATCATGGTAGTATTgcttaattacttaattaattattaattattctcaATTTCCTGATCACATCTCAAATAAAACTcctaatttgttactatttccctCTTCGTCGTGTTGAGGCCTGAACCCAGCGgcgggagaagaagaaggagaggaaTGCGCGGAAGTTGTTGCCGAAGCCATTGACAAGCTCCCTTCACTCCAAGCCCTCCTCATGGGGTAGGACACGTTGTTGCATTTCGGCAACTTGTGCGTGCACGCTCTGCTGTTCCTCCTCGACTTGCTGTGCAGAGCGCAGCCGCAGTTCTTGTGGTAGGGGCGGCGCTCGACGTCGTTGTCGTAGGCGGAGATGCAGCCCTCGTAGATCGGCCGGAAGAGCCCATCTGCGGCGGCGGCCATGTGATTTTGccaagaattaattaattattttggctTAATTCTTAGCTGACGCTGCCTGTAGGGAAGAAGTGTGCCACCCACCCGAAGGTTTTTAACCGGAAGAACAGTGGTGGGCGTTATGGAAGGGGAGTGTGGAGGGTGTTAAATAGTGGGAGAGAAAGTGATATAGAGAGAGGAGGGGGGGAAGAGGCACGTTAGGTTGTTGTCGACAAACGGCACATGCGGGATTGACGAGCGATGTGAGAGGCGTGTCTTGTGGGTCACTTCGGAGACCGGGTACGCGCGCGCAACACAACACATATGAggtattgttttgttttgacgTGTGGCTGCTTTGGTTAGTTTCAGCTTCCGTAACTGTTTTCGGTTGAAtgggttttgaaaattttgaaaacccAAAAAAGCCCATTGTCCTCTGATTTCACGGTTTTTCGGATatcaatttaattggattgtttagattttttttcaagtttaattttAGCAATAGATTAACCAGTATTCCTagtataaaaacaataatatttttgtacaaaAAAACCTACTATTTTTGTTAGTAAACGTActacataaatatttatttatgtaattaaaactttattaaataagtattttaaatatataaattatattataataaattaataactagtGTTTTAGTCCGTGAATTGTATGAGCTTATTAATTTTTCACTACCTTACTATATAGCCAatagaaagaaatttaaaaacagaaaaagtttATCTCCAAAAAATTAGAgactacaaaattaaaaataaaataaagaaaaaatgaataagcTGTACAGAATATGAAGTGAGAAGAAAATAACGGAAGAACCatcgtgtatatatatatatatatatatatatatatatatatatatataaagtttcactttaatttttaataaaataaatcttttaacaattatgaaaaattataagaatatatTGTCAATGAtattatgactttttttttacaatttcaatatcaataataactaatttttgaaTATATAGTAATTAACTATGTTATtctaaaaagtaaaatgaag contains the following coding sequences:
- the LOC114386989 gene encoding uncharacterized protein LOC114386989 — protein: MAAAADGLFRPIYEGCISAYDNDVERRPYHKNCGCALHSKSRRNSRACTHKLPKCNNVSYPMRRAWSEGSLSMASATTSAHSSPSSSPAAGFRPQHDEEGNSNKLGVLFEM